The following coding sequences lie in one Daphnia pulex isolate KAP4 chromosome 1, ASM2113471v1 genomic window:
- the LOC124190647 gene encoding solute carrier family 12 member 4-like isoform X4 → MAAPADRSRFTTEKVDIDHDCQAIAANSQGLIGDGHEEQPFVTDKKENDLSGYERNLYLYHEESEEGRPRVATLVSSLANYSATVQAPTDPDAPDKAKSSPKLGTLAGVYFPCMQNIFGVILFIRLTWIIGTAGIVQGFCLVTMCCTCTMLTAISMSAIATNGVVPAGGPYFMISRNLGPEFGGAIGLLFYIGTTFAASMYVVGGIEILVNYIAPQIALFGDPAKDPEVLYNNLRVYGTALLFIMGIVVFIGVKPVSKAAPLVLLCVILSIISIYVGIGLNWNGSDKLWMCLLGNRLLSQENSGNCTKEEGSALWNLYCKYTDEIVEGVTNIGANLTSRAVKCDPYFLSHNTSLVPGIHGLASGVFMENLGAWHLGSGQVVGKTMNAIDVETLDQPPYNQVLADISTSFTLLVGIFFPSVTGIMAGCNRSGDLADAQRSIPIGTISAILTTSVVYISAVFLFGSTFDNLIMRDKFGQSIGGSLVVANLSWPNEWVILIGSFMATTGAGLQSLISAPRLLYAISKDNLVPMLNPFSTLSASGEPTRALLLTLAICQFGVLLGNIDVLAPLLSMFFLMLYGFINLACALQTLLRTPNWRPRFKYYHWSLSFIGASLCVAVMFMSSWLYALIAIALATIIYKYIEYRGAEKEWGDGISGLALSAARFSLLRLEEGPPHIKNWRPQILTLCKMNAYLAPKQRKLLALASQLKAGKGLAVASSILQGDIAMCTDEATTARQNLRKAMDDEKVKGFANVLVAKDVGQGIVHLIQSTGLGGLKPNTVIFGWPNGWRQSIEEDRSWRVFVDAIHTAAANKMALIVPKGISSFPDSTEKIYGHIDVWWVVHDGGLLMLLPFLLRQHRTWRHCKMRLFTVAQLEDNSIQMKKDLKTSLYNLRIDAEVEVVEMMDSDISAYTYERTLVMEQRNQMLKEMQLNKRDPSGVSAEVGEVQAVVDQHRHNVKVRFQDEAGHPTEADGLKEVKVEQPTEPAAAAVTPSAEALPAAENAIQKSSMVIPTVSVDAPPASPTSSERVDQPCPTPAPTKSKKETLQEPDVENVRRMHTAVKLNEVIVQRSHDAKLVVLNLPSPPKQTRLGGGSNYMEFLEVLTEGLDRVLMVKGCGREVVTIYS, encoded by the exons GGGACGGCCATGAGGAACAGCCCTTTGTCACTGACAAGAAGGAGAATGACCTGAGCGGCTACGAGCGCAATCTCTACCTCTATCAT GAGGAGAGCGAGGAAGGCCGCCCGCGAGTGGCTACGCTGGTCAGCTCGCTGGCCAACTACAGTGCCACTGTCCAGGCGCCAACGGATCCGGATGCGCCCGACAAGGCCAAGAGCTCGCCCAAGCTCGGCACCCTGGCCGGCGTCTATTTCCCGTGCATGCAGAACATTTTCGGTGTCATCCTCTTCATCCGTCTGACGTGGATCATCGGCACGGCCGGCATCGTCCAGGGATTTTGTCTCGTCACCATGTGCTGCACTTGC ACCATGTTGACAGCCATTAGCATGAGTGCTATAGCAACTAACGGCGTCGTGCCGGCGGGGGGTCCCTATTTCATGATCTCCCGTAATTTGGGTCCCGAATTCGGCGGCGCCATAGGCCTCCTGTTCTACATCGGAACCACTTTTGCCGCTTCGATGTACGTCGTCGGCGGCATCGAAATCCTGGTG aATTACATTGCGCCTCAAATCGCTTTGTTTGGTGATCCGGCCAAGGACCCGGAAGTCCTTTACAACAATTTACGGGTCTACGGCACGGCCTTGTTATTTATCATGGGCATTGTGGTGTTCATCGGCGTCAAACCCGTCAGCAAGGCGGCCCCGCTGGTCCTGCTATGCGTCATCCTCTCCATCATATCCATCTACGTCGGCATCGGACTCAACTGGAACGGTTCTGATAAGCTGTG gatGTGTTTGCTGGGTAATCGATTGCTCTCACAAGAAAATTCGGGAAATTGCACCAAAGAGGAAGGATCGGCTTTGTGGAATTTGTATTGCAAGTACACAGACGAGATCGTGGAAGGAGTCACCAACATCGGTGCCAATTTGACCAGCAGAGCGGTCAAATGCGATCCTTACTTCCTTTCGCACAACACCTCGCTCGTTCCGGGCATCCACGGATTGGCCAGCGGAGTTTTCATGG AAAACTTGGGAGCCTGGCATTTAGGTAGCGGCCAAGTAGTGGGCAAGACCATGAATGCCATCGACGTCGAGACTCTGGATCAGCCGCCTTACAACCAGGTGTTGGCTGATATTTCCACGAGCTTCACCCTATTGGTCGGCATCTTCTTCCCCAGCGTGACTG GTATCATGGCCGGCTGCAACCGCTCGGGAGATTTGGCCGATGCCCAGCGATCCATCCCCATCGGAACCATCAGCGCCATTCTGACCACCAGCGTCGTCTACATCAGCGCCGTCTTCTTATTCGGTTCGACGTTTGACAACCTCATCATGAGAGACAA GTTTGGACAGAGCATTGGTGGCAGCTTGGTCGTTGCTAATTTGTCGTGGCCCAACGAATGGGTCATTCTGATTGGAAGTTTTATGGCCACAACTGGTGCCGGCCTGCAGAGTCTCATCTCGGCTCCTCGGCTCCTCTACGCCATCTCCAAAGACAATTTGGTGCCCATGCTGAACCCTTTTTCGACTCTGTCGGCTTCCGGCGAACCCACTCGCGCCCTCTTGCTGACTCTcg CCATTTGTCAATTCGGAGTTCTATTGGGCAACATCGATGTTCTGGCACCGCTGCTCTCCATGTTCTTTTTGATGCTCTACGGATTCATCAATCTCGCCTGTGCCCTTCAGACACTGTTAAGGACGCCCAACTGGAGGCCGCGATTCAAATACTACCACTG gtcGCTGTCTTTCATCGGAGCTTCGCTCTGCGTCGCCGTCATGTTCATGTCTAGTTGGCTCTATGCTCTGATAGCCATCGCTCTGGCCACCATCATCTACAAGTACATTGAATATCGCGG AGCCGAGAAGGAGTGGGGAGACGGAATAAGTGGCCTGGCTTTGAGTGCAGCCCGATTCAGTTTACTCCGGCTGGAGGAGGGACCGCCCCACATCAAAAATTGGCGTCCACAGATCCTGACCCTATGCAAAATGAATGCCTACCTCGCACCCAAACAGCGCAAACTGTTGGCTCTCGCCTCCCAGTTGAAAGCTGGCAAGGGATTGGCCGTCGCCTCGTCTATCCTCCAAG GTGACATCGCCATGTGCACCGACGAAGCGACCACGGCCAGACAGAACTTGCGCAAGGCTATGGATGACGAAAAGGTCAAGGGCTTTGCTAACGTGCTGGTTGCCAAGGATGTCGGCCAAGGCATTGTCCATCT GATCCAGTCGACCGGTTTGGGTGGATTGAAACCCAACACGGTTATCTTTGGATGGCCAAACGGTTGGCGCCAGTCGATAGAGGAGGATCGATCGTGGCGCGTCTTTGTCGATGCCATTCACACCGCAGCGGCCAACAAGATGGCGCTGATTGTGCCCAAAGGAATCTCGTCTTTCCCCGATTCCACCGAGAAG ATCTACGGCCATATCGACGTCTGGTGGGTCGTTCACGACGGCGgcctgctgatgctgctgcccTTCCTGCTGCGCCAGCACCGCACTTGGCGTCACTGCAAGATGCGTCTGTTCACCGTTGCTCAGCTCGAGGACAATTCCATTCAGATGAAAAAAGATCTCAAGACTTCCCTCTACAATTTACGTATTGATGCCGAGGTCGAAGTCGTAGAAATG ATGGATAGCGACATTTCGGCTTATACTTACGAACGGACTCTGGTGATGGAGCAGCGCAATCAAATGTTGAAAGAGATGCAACTCAACAAGCGAGATCCATCTGGCGTGAGTGCG GAGGTCGGTGAG GTCCAAGCCGTCGTCGACCAGCACCGACACAACGTCAAGGTGCGCTTCCAGGATGAAGCCGGCCATCCGACCGAGGCGGATGGTTTGAAGGAAGTCAAAGTGGAGCAGCCGACGGAACCTGCCGCTGCGGCAGTTACTCCCTCCGCTGAAGCTTTGCCAGCGGCTGAGAATGCCATCCAGAAGAGCTCAATGGTTATTCCAACCGTTTCAGTCGACGCTCCGCCGGCGAGTCCAACGTCTTCCGAGCGGGTCGACCAGCCATGCCCGACTCCGGCGCCCACCAAGAGCAAGAAGGAAACTCTACAGGAGCCGGATGTCGAAAACGTCCGACGGATGCACACAGCCGTCAAGCTCAATGAAGTCATTGTCCAGCGGTCGCACGACGCCAAATTGGTCGTGCTCAATTTGCCATCGCCGCCGAAACAAACCCGCCTGGGAGGAGGGTCTAACT ACATGGAGTTTTTAGAGGTTTTAACGGAGGGTCTGGACCGAGTCCTCATGGTAAAAGGTTGCGGACGAGAAGTCGTCACCATCTATTCTTAG
- the LOC124190647 gene encoding solute carrier family 12 member 4-like isoform X2, with the protein MDSADENRLAAALEHGTTVLHANASTMTNSDSCHDWTGDGHEEQPFVTDKKENDLSGYERNLYLYHEESEEGRPRVATLVSSLANYSATVQAPTDPDAPDKAKSSPKLGTLAGVYFPCMQNIFGVILFIRLTWIIGTAGIVQGFCLVTMCCTCTMLTAISMSAIATNGVVPAGGPYFMISRNLGPEFGGAIGLLFYIGTTFAASMYVVGGIEILVNYIAPQIALFGDPAKDPEVLYNNLRVYGTALLFIMGIVVFIGVKPVSKAAPLVLLCVILSIISIYVGIGLNWNGSDKLWMCLLGNRLLSQENSGNCTKEEGSALWNLYCKYTDEIVEGVTNIGANLTSRAVKCDPYFLSHNTSLVPGIHGLASGVFMENLGAWHLGSGQVVGKTMNAIDVETLDQPPYNQVLADISTSFTLLVGIFFPSVTGIMAGCNRSGDLADAQRSIPIGTISAILTTSVVYISAVFLFGSTFDNLIMRDKFGQSIGGSLVVANLSWPNEWVILIGSFMATTGAGLQSLISAPRLLYAISKDNLVPMLNPFSTLSASGEPTRALLLTLAICQFGVLLGNIDVLAPLLSMFFLMLYGFINLACALQTLLRTPNWRPRFKYYHWSLSFIGASLCVAVMFMSSWLYALIAIALATIIYKYIEYRGAEKEWGDGISGLALSAARFSLLRLEEGPPHIKNWRPQILTLCKMNAYLAPKQRKLLALASQLKAGKGLAVASSILQGDIAMCTDEATTARQNLRKAMDDEKVKGFANVLVAKDVGQGIVHLIQSTGLGGLKPNTVIFGWPNGWRQSIEEDRSWRVFVDAIHTAAANKMALIVPKGISSFPDSTEKIYGHIDVWWVVHDGGLLMLLPFLLRQHRTWRHCKMRLFTVAQLEDNSIQMKKDLKTSLYNLRIDAEVEVVEMMDSDISAYTYERTLVMEQRNQMLKEMQLNKRDPSGVSAEVGEVQAVVDQHRHNVKVRFQDEAGHPTEADGLKEVKVEQPTEPAAAAVTPSAEALPAAENAIQKSSMVIPTVSVDAPPASPTSSERVDQPCPTPAPTKSKKETLQEPDVENVRRMHTAVKLNEVIVQRSHDAKLVVLNLPSPPKQTRLGGGSNYMEFLEVLTEGLDRVLMVKGCGREVVTIYS; encoded by the exons GGGACGGCCATGAGGAACAGCCCTTTGTCACTGACAAGAAGGAGAATGACCTGAGCGGCTACGAGCGCAATCTCTACCTCTATCAT GAGGAGAGCGAGGAAGGCCGCCCGCGAGTGGCTACGCTGGTCAGCTCGCTGGCCAACTACAGTGCCACTGTCCAGGCGCCAACGGATCCGGATGCGCCCGACAAGGCCAAGAGCTCGCCCAAGCTCGGCACCCTGGCCGGCGTCTATTTCCCGTGCATGCAGAACATTTTCGGTGTCATCCTCTTCATCCGTCTGACGTGGATCATCGGCACGGCCGGCATCGTCCAGGGATTTTGTCTCGTCACCATGTGCTGCACTTGC ACCATGTTGACAGCCATTAGCATGAGTGCTATAGCAACTAACGGCGTCGTGCCGGCGGGGGGTCCCTATTTCATGATCTCCCGTAATTTGGGTCCCGAATTCGGCGGCGCCATAGGCCTCCTGTTCTACATCGGAACCACTTTTGCCGCTTCGATGTACGTCGTCGGCGGCATCGAAATCCTGGTG aATTACATTGCGCCTCAAATCGCTTTGTTTGGTGATCCGGCCAAGGACCCGGAAGTCCTTTACAACAATTTACGGGTCTACGGCACGGCCTTGTTATTTATCATGGGCATTGTGGTGTTCATCGGCGTCAAACCCGTCAGCAAGGCGGCCCCGCTGGTCCTGCTATGCGTCATCCTCTCCATCATATCCATCTACGTCGGCATCGGACTCAACTGGAACGGTTCTGATAAGCTGTG gatGTGTTTGCTGGGTAATCGATTGCTCTCACAAGAAAATTCGGGAAATTGCACCAAAGAGGAAGGATCGGCTTTGTGGAATTTGTATTGCAAGTACACAGACGAGATCGTGGAAGGAGTCACCAACATCGGTGCCAATTTGACCAGCAGAGCGGTCAAATGCGATCCTTACTTCCTTTCGCACAACACCTCGCTCGTTCCGGGCATCCACGGATTGGCCAGCGGAGTTTTCATGG AAAACTTGGGAGCCTGGCATTTAGGTAGCGGCCAAGTAGTGGGCAAGACCATGAATGCCATCGACGTCGAGACTCTGGATCAGCCGCCTTACAACCAGGTGTTGGCTGATATTTCCACGAGCTTCACCCTATTGGTCGGCATCTTCTTCCCCAGCGTGACTG GTATCATGGCCGGCTGCAACCGCTCGGGAGATTTGGCCGATGCCCAGCGATCCATCCCCATCGGAACCATCAGCGCCATTCTGACCACCAGCGTCGTCTACATCAGCGCCGTCTTCTTATTCGGTTCGACGTTTGACAACCTCATCATGAGAGACAA GTTTGGACAGAGCATTGGTGGCAGCTTGGTCGTTGCTAATTTGTCGTGGCCCAACGAATGGGTCATTCTGATTGGAAGTTTTATGGCCACAACTGGTGCCGGCCTGCAGAGTCTCATCTCGGCTCCTCGGCTCCTCTACGCCATCTCCAAAGACAATTTGGTGCCCATGCTGAACCCTTTTTCGACTCTGTCGGCTTCCGGCGAACCCACTCGCGCCCTCTTGCTGACTCTcg CCATTTGTCAATTCGGAGTTCTATTGGGCAACATCGATGTTCTGGCACCGCTGCTCTCCATGTTCTTTTTGATGCTCTACGGATTCATCAATCTCGCCTGTGCCCTTCAGACACTGTTAAGGACGCCCAACTGGAGGCCGCGATTCAAATACTACCACTG gtcGCTGTCTTTCATCGGAGCTTCGCTCTGCGTCGCCGTCATGTTCATGTCTAGTTGGCTCTATGCTCTGATAGCCATCGCTCTGGCCACCATCATCTACAAGTACATTGAATATCGCGG AGCCGAGAAGGAGTGGGGAGACGGAATAAGTGGCCTGGCTTTGAGTGCAGCCCGATTCAGTTTACTCCGGCTGGAGGAGGGACCGCCCCACATCAAAAATTGGCGTCCACAGATCCTGACCCTATGCAAAATGAATGCCTACCTCGCACCCAAACAGCGCAAACTGTTGGCTCTCGCCTCCCAGTTGAAAGCTGGCAAGGGATTGGCCGTCGCCTCGTCTATCCTCCAAG GTGACATCGCCATGTGCACCGACGAAGCGACCACGGCCAGACAGAACTTGCGCAAGGCTATGGATGACGAAAAGGTCAAGGGCTTTGCTAACGTGCTGGTTGCCAAGGATGTCGGCCAAGGCATTGTCCATCT GATCCAGTCGACCGGTTTGGGTGGATTGAAACCCAACACGGTTATCTTTGGATGGCCAAACGGTTGGCGCCAGTCGATAGAGGAGGATCGATCGTGGCGCGTCTTTGTCGATGCCATTCACACCGCAGCGGCCAACAAGATGGCGCTGATTGTGCCCAAAGGAATCTCGTCTTTCCCCGATTCCACCGAGAAG ATCTACGGCCATATCGACGTCTGGTGGGTCGTTCACGACGGCGgcctgctgatgctgctgcccTTCCTGCTGCGCCAGCACCGCACTTGGCGTCACTGCAAGATGCGTCTGTTCACCGTTGCTCAGCTCGAGGACAATTCCATTCAGATGAAAAAAGATCTCAAGACTTCCCTCTACAATTTACGTATTGATGCCGAGGTCGAAGTCGTAGAAATG ATGGATAGCGACATTTCGGCTTATACTTACGAACGGACTCTGGTGATGGAGCAGCGCAATCAAATGTTGAAAGAGATGCAACTCAACAAGCGAGATCCATCTGGCGTGAGTGCG GAGGTCGGTGAG GTCCAAGCCGTCGTCGACCAGCACCGACACAACGTCAAGGTGCGCTTCCAGGATGAAGCCGGCCATCCGACCGAGGCGGATGGTTTGAAGGAAGTCAAAGTGGAGCAGCCGACGGAACCTGCCGCTGCGGCAGTTACTCCCTCCGCTGAAGCTTTGCCAGCGGCTGAGAATGCCATCCAGAAGAGCTCAATGGTTATTCCAACCGTTTCAGTCGACGCTCCGCCGGCGAGTCCAACGTCTTCCGAGCGGGTCGACCAGCCATGCCCGACTCCGGCGCCCACCAAGAGCAAGAAGGAAACTCTACAGGAGCCGGATGTCGAAAACGTCCGACGGATGCACACAGCCGTCAAGCTCAATGAAGTCATTGTCCAGCGGTCGCACGACGCCAAATTGGTCGTGCTCAATTTGCCATCGCCGCCGAAACAAACCCGCCTGGGAGGAGGGTCTAACT ACATGGAGTTTTTAGAGGTTTTAACGGAGGGTCTGGACCGAGTCCTCATGGTAAAAGGTTGCGGACGAGAAGTCGTCACCATCTATTCTTAG
- the LOC124190647 gene encoding solute carrier family 12 member 4-like isoform X3, translating into MATETSGTTIGKGRFVVRSYGAATTTNVPTNQTEQDDPGDGHEEQPFVTDKKENDLSGYERNLYLYHEESEEGRPRVATLVSSLANYSATVQAPTDPDAPDKAKSSPKLGTLAGVYFPCMQNIFGVILFIRLTWIIGTAGIVQGFCLVTMCCTCTMLTAISMSAIATNGVVPAGGPYFMISRNLGPEFGGAIGLLFYIGTTFAASMYVVGGIEILVNYIAPQIALFGDPAKDPEVLYNNLRVYGTALLFIMGIVVFIGVKPVSKAAPLVLLCVILSIISIYVGIGLNWNGSDKLWMCLLGNRLLSQENSGNCTKEEGSALWNLYCKYTDEIVEGVTNIGANLTSRAVKCDPYFLSHNTSLVPGIHGLASGVFMENLGAWHLGSGQVVGKTMNAIDVETLDQPPYNQVLADISTSFTLLVGIFFPSVTGIMAGCNRSGDLADAQRSIPIGTISAILTTSVVYISAVFLFGSTFDNLIMRDKFGQSIGGSLVVANLSWPNEWVILIGSFMATTGAGLQSLISAPRLLYAISKDNLVPMLNPFSTLSASGEPTRALLLTLAICQFGVLLGNIDVLAPLLSMFFLMLYGFINLACALQTLLRTPNWRPRFKYYHWSLSFIGASLCVAVMFMSSWLYALIAIALATIIYKYIEYRGAEKEWGDGISGLALSAARFSLLRLEEGPPHIKNWRPQILTLCKMNAYLAPKQRKLLALASQLKAGKGLAVASSILQGDIAMCTDEATTARQNLRKAMDDEKVKGFANVLVAKDVGQGIVHLIQSTGLGGLKPNTVIFGWPNGWRQSIEEDRSWRVFVDAIHTAAANKMALIVPKGISSFPDSTEKIYGHIDVWWVVHDGGLLMLLPFLLRQHRTWRHCKMRLFTVAQLEDNSIQMKKDLKTSLYNLRIDAEVEVVEMMDSDISAYTYERTLVMEQRNQMLKEMQLNKRDPSGVSAVQAVVDQHRHNVKVRFQDEAGHPTEADGLKEVKVEQPTEPAAAAVTPSAEALPAAENAIQKSSMVIPTVSVDAPPASPTSSERVDQPCPTPAPTKSKKETLQEPDVENVRRMHTAVKLNEVIVQRSHDAKLVVLNLPSPPKQTRLGGGSNYMEFLEVLTEGLDRVLMVKGCGREVVTIYS; encoded by the exons GGGACGGCCATGAGGAACAGCCCTTTGTCACTGACAAGAAGGAGAATGACCTGAGCGGCTACGAGCGCAATCTCTACCTCTATCAT GAGGAGAGCGAGGAAGGCCGCCCGCGAGTGGCTACGCTGGTCAGCTCGCTGGCCAACTACAGTGCCACTGTCCAGGCGCCAACGGATCCGGATGCGCCCGACAAGGCCAAGAGCTCGCCCAAGCTCGGCACCCTGGCCGGCGTCTATTTCCCGTGCATGCAGAACATTTTCGGTGTCATCCTCTTCATCCGTCTGACGTGGATCATCGGCACGGCCGGCATCGTCCAGGGATTTTGTCTCGTCACCATGTGCTGCACTTGC ACCATGTTGACAGCCATTAGCATGAGTGCTATAGCAACTAACGGCGTCGTGCCGGCGGGGGGTCCCTATTTCATGATCTCCCGTAATTTGGGTCCCGAATTCGGCGGCGCCATAGGCCTCCTGTTCTACATCGGAACCACTTTTGCCGCTTCGATGTACGTCGTCGGCGGCATCGAAATCCTGGTG aATTACATTGCGCCTCAAATCGCTTTGTTTGGTGATCCGGCCAAGGACCCGGAAGTCCTTTACAACAATTTACGGGTCTACGGCACGGCCTTGTTATTTATCATGGGCATTGTGGTGTTCATCGGCGTCAAACCCGTCAGCAAGGCGGCCCCGCTGGTCCTGCTATGCGTCATCCTCTCCATCATATCCATCTACGTCGGCATCGGACTCAACTGGAACGGTTCTGATAAGCTGTG gatGTGTTTGCTGGGTAATCGATTGCTCTCACAAGAAAATTCGGGAAATTGCACCAAAGAGGAAGGATCGGCTTTGTGGAATTTGTATTGCAAGTACACAGACGAGATCGTGGAAGGAGTCACCAACATCGGTGCCAATTTGACCAGCAGAGCGGTCAAATGCGATCCTTACTTCCTTTCGCACAACACCTCGCTCGTTCCGGGCATCCACGGATTGGCCAGCGGAGTTTTCATGG AAAACTTGGGAGCCTGGCATTTAGGTAGCGGCCAAGTAGTGGGCAAGACCATGAATGCCATCGACGTCGAGACTCTGGATCAGCCGCCTTACAACCAGGTGTTGGCTGATATTTCCACGAGCTTCACCCTATTGGTCGGCATCTTCTTCCCCAGCGTGACTG GTATCATGGCCGGCTGCAACCGCTCGGGAGATTTGGCCGATGCCCAGCGATCCATCCCCATCGGAACCATCAGCGCCATTCTGACCACCAGCGTCGTCTACATCAGCGCCGTCTTCTTATTCGGTTCGACGTTTGACAACCTCATCATGAGAGACAA GTTTGGACAGAGCATTGGTGGCAGCTTGGTCGTTGCTAATTTGTCGTGGCCCAACGAATGGGTCATTCTGATTGGAAGTTTTATGGCCACAACTGGTGCCGGCCTGCAGAGTCTCATCTCGGCTCCTCGGCTCCTCTACGCCATCTCCAAAGACAATTTGGTGCCCATGCTGAACCCTTTTTCGACTCTGTCGGCTTCCGGCGAACCCACTCGCGCCCTCTTGCTGACTCTcg CCATTTGTCAATTCGGAGTTCTATTGGGCAACATCGATGTTCTGGCACCGCTGCTCTCCATGTTCTTTTTGATGCTCTACGGATTCATCAATCTCGCCTGTGCCCTTCAGACACTGTTAAGGACGCCCAACTGGAGGCCGCGATTCAAATACTACCACTG gtcGCTGTCTTTCATCGGAGCTTCGCTCTGCGTCGCCGTCATGTTCATGTCTAGTTGGCTCTATGCTCTGATAGCCATCGCTCTGGCCACCATCATCTACAAGTACATTGAATATCGCGG AGCCGAGAAGGAGTGGGGAGACGGAATAAGTGGCCTGGCTTTGAGTGCAGCCCGATTCAGTTTACTCCGGCTGGAGGAGGGACCGCCCCACATCAAAAATTGGCGTCCACAGATCCTGACCCTATGCAAAATGAATGCCTACCTCGCACCCAAACAGCGCAAACTGTTGGCTCTCGCCTCCCAGTTGAAAGCTGGCAAGGGATTGGCCGTCGCCTCGTCTATCCTCCAAG GTGACATCGCCATGTGCACCGACGAAGCGACCACGGCCAGACAGAACTTGCGCAAGGCTATGGATGACGAAAAGGTCAAGGGCTTTGCTAACGTGCTGGTTGCCAAGGATGTCGGCCAAGGCATTGTCCATCT GATCCAGTCGACCGGTTTGGGTGGATTGAAACCCAACACGGTTATCTTTGGATGGCCAAACGGTTGGCGCCAGTCGATAGAGGAGGATCGATCGTGGCGCGTCTTTGTCGATGCCATTCACACCGCAGCGGCCAACAAGATGGCGCTGATTGTGCCCAAAGGAATCTCGTCTTTCCCCGATTCCACCGAGAAG ATCTACGGCCATATCGACGTCTGGTGGGTCGTTCACGACGGCGgcctgctgatgctgctgcccTTCCTGCTGCGCCAGCACCGCACTTGGCGTCACTGCAAGATGCGTCTGTTCACCGTTGCTCAGCTCGAGGACAATTCCATTCAGATGAAAAAAGATCTCAAGACTTCCCTCTACAATTTACGTATTGATGCCGAGGTCGAAGTCGTAGAAATG ATGGATAGCGACATTTCGGCTTATACTTACGAACGGACTCTGGTGATGGAGCAGCGCAATCAAATGTTGAAAGAGATGCAACTCAACAAGCGAGATCCATCTGGCGTGAGTGCG GTCCAAGCCGTCGTCGACCAGCACCGACACAACGTCAAGGTGCGCTTCCAGGATGAAGCCGGCCATCCGACCGAGGCGGATGGTTTGAAGGAAGTCAAAGTGGAGCAGCCGACGGAACCTGCCGCTGCGGCAGTTACTCCCTCCGCTGAAGCTTTGCCAGCGGCTGAGAATGCCATCCAGAAGAGCTCAATGGTTATTCCAACCGTTTCAGTCGACGCTCCGCCGGCGAGTCCAACGTCTTCCGAGCGGGTCGACCAGCCATGCCCGACTCCGGCGCCCACCAAGAGCAAGAAGGAAACTCTACAGGAGCCGGATGTCGAAAACGTCCGACGGATGCACACAGCCGTCAAGCTCAATGAAGTCATTGTCCAGCGGTCGCACGACGCCAAATTGGTCGTGCTCAATTTGCCATCGCCGCCGAAACAAACCCGCCTGGGAGGAGGGTCTAACT ACATGGAGTTTTTAGAGGTTTTAACGGAGGGTCTGGACCGAGTCCTCATGGTAAAAGGTTGCGGACGAGAAGTCGTCACCATCTATTCTTAG